AAAAACCTTGGCTTATTATAATTATCTAGCTTACAATGAGATAACATTAAAGTACTCTATTTATATTGGAATATTAAGTGTATCCTCTTCTGTAAATAAAAATAATGCAATTGTGAAGTTTATAAAAGAAGAGATGAATAAAATAGTAGGAAGTTGCAATGAGATTTGCCAATTGGGAGTTCTTGATAAGGATGAAGTATTATATGTGGAAAAAGTAAATGCTTCTAATCCTATTCAATTAGCAACTTCAGTGGGTGTACAATTTCCTGCAAACTGTAGTGCACTTGGAAAAGCATTACTTTATAAACATTCATTTAAAGAGTTAAAGAACGTGTTTCCTGGTGAACTTGAAAGAAGAACAGAAAACACTATTACCTCAATTAAAGACTTGTATGAAGATATTATAAAAATAGACCAAAATGGATATGCAACAGAAAAAGAAGAAGGAATGAAAGAAGTTGAGTGTATTGCGGTTCCTATTATCAAAGATAATCTTGTTTTAGCAGCTATTAGTGTATCTATACCTTTATTTAGAAGTTCTCAAAAGAAAAAAGACAAAGTAATTGACTTATTGACTGAAAGTAGAAAAAAAGTAGAAAAGTATATTTCAAATATGAATGTAAAATCTATTTTTGACTAAAGTCTATTTTATTTAAAATAGACTTATCAAAATTGCAAAACCTAATACAAAAAGAATCACTCCTGAGATTTTCTCTATTTTATTTGAGTACTTTTGTATTAGGACTCTATTATTTTTTGAATTGATTAAATATACGATAAAAATATCCCAAAATAAAACTACAAAAAACATCCAAAAGGCATAAATTATCTGAAAATCCAAGGGTATTTTATGCGTGCTTGAAATAGAAAACATAGTGAAATAAAATATTGAATTCTTTGGATTTAATATTGCTGATAAAAATCCTTTTAGAAAGTTTTTTAATAGCTCTTTTGTTTTTTTGATATTTTTATCATTTGTAAATAACTCCCTTTGTTTTGAAAAGATTAAGTGGTAAGATAAGTATAATAAATATAAAGCACCTACTAGTTTTATACTTATAAAAAGTATTTGATTATTTTGAATAAGTAAAATCCCAAAAAGAGCAAATAAAATATAAAGTCCATTTGCAAAAGCAATACCAAAAGCTGTAAGAATACCTGCTACTTTTCCATTTTTTGAAGAGCTTGAAACTAATATAAAAAAATCAGCACCAGGACTTAGAAGTGCAATAAAGTGTGCAAGTGCTAGGGGGATAAAACCTTGTATAAAAATATCTATATTCATAAACTTCCTTTTTAGAAGTCTATACAAATAAAAAATATTTTTATTGTACGAAGTTGTCCTGATACTCTTTTGGAGTTAAGGCTACGATTTTTAAAAAGTTTCTATGCAAATGGCTTTGATCATAAAAACCACACTCTAAAGCAGTCTCTACTATACTTATGCCTTTTTTTAGTAGTACCTTCGCATACTCAATTTTTAGATTGATAAAATATGAATATACAGATATTCCTAACTCCTTTTTAAAAAGTTTGATAATATAAAATGTAGAAAGATTAAACTTTTTTGATAGTTCATCTAAAGATATATTTTCACTAATATTTTTATTTAGATATTCCATAATATCTTTTACTTTTGTTTTATAACTCTCTTTTGAGTCTATTTTAAAATCACAATGATTTAAGTATAAATTTGAAATAAATTCCAATAATAAAACCTCTTTTTCCAAATAGAGTTCAGAAGAAAAAATCACTTCACATAATTTAATAAAATCTTCATACTCTTTTTTATTTTCAAGAAATTCTTTAGAAAAAGGAACAAAAGAGTTTAAAGCTGGATTTAACTCTTTT
This portion of the Arcobacter nitrofigilis DSM 7299 genome encodes:
- a CDS encoding LysE family translocator yields the protein MNIDIFIQGFIPLALAHFIALLSPGADFFILVSSSSKNGKVAGILTAFGIAFANGLYILFALFGILLIQNNQILFISIKLVGALYLLYLSYHLIFSKQRELFTNDKNIKKTKELLKNFLKGFLSAILNPKNSIFYFTMFSISSTHKIPLDFQIIYAFWMFFVVLFWDIFIVYLINSKNNRVLIQKYSNKIEKISGVILFVLGFAILISLF
- a CDS encoding IclR family transcriptional regulator, whose protein sequence is MKALHSTTSRIINILELISNNKEGYTLTEVSKLLEIPKTSLSPILKTLAYYNYLAYNEITLKYSIYIGILSVSSSVNKNNAIVKFIKEEMNKIVGSCNEICQLGVLDKDEVLYVEKVNASNPIQLATSVGVQFPANCSALGKALLYKHSFKELKNVFPGELERRTENTITSIKDLYEDIIKIDQNGYATEKEEGMKEVECIAVPIIKDNLVLAAISVSIPLFRSSQKKKDKVIDLLTESRKKVEKYISNMNVKSIFD
- a CDS encoding AraC family transcriptional regulator, whose product is MNKTQFFIDEKIPYIELRYSKTKLNYKEHLHDDLSIGALVSGKREYANKNNKYIIEKDSLAIVNPNIIHSCNNITSEETSYYMLYIKKQWLFKIQKELNPALNSFVPFSKEFLENKKEYEDFIKLCEVIFSSELYLEKEVLLLEFISNLYLNHCDFKIDSKESYKTKVKDIMEYLNKNISENISLDELSKKFNLSTFYIIKLFKKELGISVYSYFINLKIEYAKVLLKKGISIVETALECGFYDQSHLHRNFLKIVALTPKEYQDNFVQ